The proteins below are encoded in one region of Parus major isolate Abel chromosome 7, Parus_major1.1, whole genome shotgun sequence:
- the NIFK gene encoding LOW QUALITY PROTEIN: MKI67 FHA domain-interacting nucleolar phosphoprotein (The sequence of the model RefSeq protein was modified relative to this genomic sequence to represent the inferred CDS: inserted 1 base in 1 codon) gives MAAEEPASATAVRAAPLLALEPRLQRQFQQKVQRARTKRTAKEELTPGVVFVGHLPRGLFEPQLREYFGQFGTVTRLRLSRSKKTGGSKGYAFIEFESDDVAKIVADTMNNYLFSERLLKCQFMPPEKVHENLFKNCDKMFRKPSQPAVRRYNRIRSLVEKARMTKRLLHKERLLRKKLAEKGLEYDFPGFAAQALCKKRKKIKTSKKSKLNISLSSQDPTPVCTPAVLERRKAAQMGDDTEDDEVTFRLPSASVKNAVQRPKKQSRXKTKPEETETDLIFLWL, from the exons ATGGCGGCGGAGGAGCCCGCGTCTGCTACGGCTGTGAGGGCGGCGCCGCTCCTGGCGCTGGAGCCGCGGCTGCAGCGCCAGTTCCAGCAGAAGGTGCAGCGGGCGCGCACCAAGAGGACGGCCAAG gaggagctgacGCCGGGCGTGGTGTTCGTGGGGCATCTCCCGCGGGGCCTCTTCGAGCCGCAGCTCCGCGAGTACTTCGGGCAGTTCGGGACGGTGACTCGACTGCGGCTCTCCAGGAGTAAGAAG ACTGGAGGCAGCAAAGGCTATGCATTTATAGAGTTTGAGTCTGATGATGTGGCCAAGATTGTTGCAGACACAATGAATAACTACCTGTTTTCTGAGAGACTGCTGAAGT GTCAGTTTATGCCTCCTGAAAAGGTGCATGAAAACCTCTTTAAAAACTGTGACAAGATGTTCCGGAAGCCTTCCCAGCCGGCTGTGCGGCGGTACAACAGGATCCGCTCCCTGGTGGAGAAGGCCAGGATGACCAAGCGCCTGCTGCATAAGGAGAGGCTTTTGCGGAAGAAGCTGGCTGAAAAGGGGCTCGAGTATGACTTCCCAGGATTT GCTGCGCAGGCACtttgcaaaaagagaaaaaaaatcaaaacatccAAGAAATCAAAACTGAACATATCTTTGAGCAGTCAG GATCCCACTCCAGTCTGTactccagcagtgctggagcgCCGGAAAGCTGCTCAGATGGGTGATGACACAGAGGATGATGAAGTAACTTTCAGGCTTCCTTCTGCCAGTGTTAAGAACGCTGTGCAG
- the TSN gene encoding translin: protein MSVSEMFAALQGALGQDQDIREEIRKVVQALEQTAREILTLLQGVHQGPGFQNIPKKCQKAREHFGTVRTQMESLKTKFPADQYYRFHEHWRFVLQRLVFLAAFVVYLESETLVTREAVAEILGIEADRERGFHLDIEDYLSGVLTLASELARLAVNSVTAGDYSRPLRISAFINELDSGFRLLNLKNDSLRKRYDGLKYDVKKIEEVVYDLSIRGLNKEATVGAGGEK from the exons ATGTCGGTCAGCGAGATGTTCGCGGCGCTGCAGGGAGCGCTCGGCCAGGACCAGGACATCCGAGAG GAGATCCGGAAGGTGGTGCAGGCGCTGGAGCAGACGGCGCGGGAGATCCTGACGCTGCTGCAGGGCGTGCACCAGGGGCCCGGCTTCCAGAACA ttccAAAGAAGTGTCAGAAGGCTCGTGAGCACTTTGGTACAGTGAGGACACAGATGGAGTCTCTGAAGACCAAGTTTCCTGCTGATCAGTATTACAG GTTTCATGAGCACTGGAGGTTTGTACTGCAGCGGCTGGTGTTCCTGGCAGCATTTGTAGTCTACTTAGAGTCAGAAACGTTAGTAACCCGGGAAGCTGTTGCAGAAATACTTGGGA ttgaaGCTGATCGAGAACGGGGCTTTCACCTGGACATTGAAGATTATCTTTCTGGTGTGTTAACTCTGGCCAGTGAGCTG gccaggctggcagtgaaCAGTGTCACAGCTGGGGACTATTCTCGCCCTCTCCGCATCTCAGCCTTTATCAATGAGCTGGATTCTGGCTTCCGCCTCCTCAACCTGAAGAACGACTCCCTGAGGAAACGCTACGATGGCCTGAAATACGATGTCAAGAAAATTGAGGAAGTGGTTTACGACTTGTCGATCAGAGGACTCAATAAGGAGGCAACAGTTGGTGCAGGCGGGGAGAAGTGA